A window of the Isosphaera pallida ATCC 43644 genome harbors these coding sequences:
- a CDS encoding pyridoxal-phosphate dependent enzyme: protein MDAPDSHALPGQLVVDAGAASPRRSSPALWSEPIVPDPLVVPQAAARIARHAHRTPILTSRGLDEIAGARLVFKCENFQRVGAFKFRGAINALLQLDEPTRRRGVITHSSGNHAQALALAGKLTGTRVVVVMPHTAPQVKRTATLAQGAEVVDCEPTQQSREQTVAALIERYGYELIHPYDDWRVVAGQGTAAWELFEQAGPEPLDVVVAPVGGGGLLAGTALAALAYTSTTSQSQPIRIFGAEPACADDAKRSLELGQIQPSLNPKTLADGLRTALGVRPFAVLRRHVTSIGLVSEHEMIDAMRLVWERLKIVIEPSCAVPLAAILNGALPIQGQRVGIILSGGNVDLGPFFQALASKIDSV, encoded by the coding sequence ATGGACGCGCCGGATTCCCATGCGCTGCCTGGCCAATTGGTTGTTGACGCTGGAGCGGCGTCGCCACGGCGTTCCTCACCCGCCTTGTGGTCCGAACCGATCGTTCCCGATCCCTTGGTCGTGCCCCAGGCAGCGGCCCGCATCGCCCGCCACGCTCATCGAACCCCGATTCTGACCAGTCGCGGTCTCGACGAGATCGCCGGCGCACGGTTGGTCTTCAAGTGTGAGAATTTCCAGAGGGTTGGCGCGTTTAAGTTCCGAGGCGCGATTAACGCGCTGCTGCAACTCGACGAACCCACTCGGCGTCGCGGTGTGATCACCCACTCCTCGGGCAATCATGCGCAGGCTCTGGCCCTAGCAGGCAAGCTGACCGGCACCCGCGTGGTGGTCGTCATGCCTCACACCGCGCCTCAGGTCAAGCGAACCGCGACCCTGGCTCAAGGAGCGGAGGTGGTCGATTGCGAACCGACCCAGCAATCCCGCGAGCAGACTGTGGCGGCTCTCATCGAGCGTTACGGCTATGAGCTGATCCACCCCTACGACGATTGGCGAGTCGTGGCTGGTCAAGGGACCGCGGCGTGGGAACTGTTCGAGCAGGCCGGTCCCGAGCCGCTCGATGTGGTTGTCGCTCCGGTGGGCGGCGGCGGTCTGCTGGCCGGAACCGCTCTGGCCGCACTAGCTTACACCTCGACCACCTCGCAGTCGCAACCCATTCGTATCTTTGGGGCCGAACCCGCCTGCGCTGACGACGCCAAGCGTTCGCTCGAACTTGGCCAAATCCAACCCTCGCTCAACCCCAAGACTCTCGCCGATGGGCTGCGGACTGCGCTCGGCGTGCGACCCTTCGCCGTTTTGAGGCGTCATGTGACCTCAATCGGCCTGGTGAGTGAACACGAGATGATCGACGCCATGCGTCTGGTTTGGGAACGGCTCAAGATTGTAATCGAACCATCTTGCGCGGTTCCCCTGGCGGCGATCCTCAACGGCGCTCTCCCGATTCAAGGTCAACGGGTTGGCATCATTCTAAGCGGCGGCAATGTGGATCTCGGCCCATTCTTTCAGGCGCTCGCGTCAAAAATCGATTCGGTTTGA
- a CDS encoding tetratricopeptide repeat protein: MSRANFRQPDLEQRRDTAMPTAEQLYDEAVALRDAGDKPGAIAKLQEAIALEPGHAISHGMLAKLHVDLGQFDEAIAHALKVVELEPDDFFSHTALSVIYQRCGKIREAEEAKAKAQRLQYGIKD; this comes from the coding sequence TTGTCCCGCGCGAACTTTCGGCAACCTGACCTCGAACAACGCCGAGACACCGCCATGCCCACTGCCGAACAACTCTATGACGAAGCCGTCGCCTTGCGCGATGCCGGCGACAAGCCGGGGGCCATCGCCAAGCTTCAGGAAGCCATCGCGCTTGAGCCGGGCCACGCGATATCCCACGGCATGCTCGCTAAGCTCCATGTCGATCTCGGTCAGTTCGACGAGGCAATCGCGCACGCGCTCAAAGTCGTGGAACTCGAACCGGACGACTTCTTCAGCCACACCGCCTTGTCGGTCATCTACCAACGCTGCGGCAAAATCCGCGAAGCCGAAGAGGCCAAAGCGAAGGCGCAGCGACTTCAATATGGCATCAAGGATTGA
- a CDS encoding serine/threonine-protein kinase, with translation MRSSSWVELEPTTQAEAGHQGIVYMPDSVIVDSIAPRIGAGAGSGGASEFEWPAQPTRLDLIGGRLRLLGVIGRGGLGVVYRATDLKLGRDVAVKTLRPGLRDSPRHRRRFWREVRITSRLDHPGIVPVYDCGEDDQWGPYLAMKLMTGHTLAEQLQNRSHPLEDRPLLLEIFERVVETLACAHDSGVIHRDLKPSNIMVGAYGQVHIMDWGMAKELCESPFRPPRLSGSEADAPIQADPFSDIDHVASWSEESGESGEFDGDAPVDQTRWGEVIGTPHYMAPEQARSAREADARSDVFSLGAILCEILTGAPPYEGTSLHAYTQANSARLEPAWERLRQSGADPELVALACACLDEHPARRPENAGQLAARLKAYQMEVTRRLQAAEHAAARDSKPRARQTPFGGSTHSNPCGKRWAFWRW, from the coding sequence ATGCGTTCCTCCAGCTGGGTCGAACTCGAACCAACGACTCAAGCCGAAGCGGGTCACCAAGGCATCGTGTACATGCCCGATTCCGTCATCGTCGATTCGATCGCTCCGCGCATCGGGGCCGGGGCGGGTTCCGGGGGGGCGTCGGAGTTCGAGTGGCCCGCACAACCGACACGGTTGGATCTGATTGGCGGGCGGTTGCGGCTGTTGGGCGTGATCGGTCGTGGTGGCTTAGGAGTGGTTTACCGCGCGACCGACTTGAAGTTGGGTCGCGACGTGGCGGTGAAGACGTTGCGACCCGGCTTGCGGGACTCGCCGCGGCATCGTCGCCGATTTTGGAGGGAGGTGCGGATCACCAGTCGTTTGGATCATCCCGGCATCGTCCCGGTTTACGACTGCGGCGAGGATGACCAATGGGGCCCTTACTTGGCGATGAAGTTGATGACTGGGCACACCCTGGCCGAACAATTGCAGAACCGCTCGCATCCCTTGGAGGATCGCCCGCTCTTGCTAGAAATTTTCGAGCGGGTGGTGGAAACCTTGGCGTGCGCCCATGATTCCGGCGTGATCCACCGTGACCTCAAACCCTCTAACATCATGGTAGGCGCGTATGGTCAAGTGCATATAATGGATTGGGGAATGGCCAAGGAACTGTGTGAGTCTCCATTCCGCCCTCCTCGTTTGAGTGGATCGGAAGCCGACGCCCCAATCCAGGCCGACCCCTTCAGCGACATCGACCATGTGGCGTCTTGGTCCGAGGAGTCGGGGGAATCTGGCGAATTTGATGGTGATGCTCCCGTTGACCAAACCCGTTGGGGCGAAGTAATCGGTACCCCTCATTACATGGCTCCGGAACAGGCGCGCTCAGCGCGGGAAGCCGACGCCCGATCGGATGTCTTTTCGTTGGGGGCGATCCTTTGCGAGATTCTCACCGGCGCGCCTCCCTACGAAGGCACGTCTTTGCACGCCTACACTCAAGCCAACTCCGCCCGTCTCGAACCGGCCTGGGAACGCCTGAGACAAAGTGGAGCCGACCCAGAGCTCGTCGCGTTGGCCTGTGCCTGCCTGGATGAGCACCCCGCGCGGCGTCCCGAGAACGCCGGTCAACTGGCCGCGCGGCTCAAAGCGTATCAGATGGAGGTCACTCGGCGGCTCCAAGCCGCCGAACACGCTGCGGCACGTGATTCGAAGCCGAGAGCGCGACAGACCCCTTTTGGTGGTTCGACACACTCAAACCCATGCGGGAAGAGGTGGGCGTTCTGGCGTTGGTGA